The genomic region GAATGGGACGGCCTCACCGACCGCGGGCACTACAACGACTGGTATCTGAAGGACCGGGACCGGTTCTCGGACCTGGCCCGGGACGCCGACTGGGACGGCCTGTTCGCGGAGTTGGGGAAGCACCCCGAACGGGTCAACTTGGCCCGGCCCGGGAAACGCAGCGGATTCGCCCCGCTGCACCAGGCCGCCTGGCACGGTGCCGGCATCGCCGTCGTCTCCCGGCTGATCGCGCACGGCGCCTGGCGCACCCAGCGCACCCGGGACGGACTTCGCCCCGTGGACATCGCGCGGGAGCGGGGTCACACGCACCTGCTCGAGCTCCTGGAGCCGGTCGAGGTGCGGCGGCTCCCCGCCCCGTCCGACGCGCTGGAACACCACTTCCACGCGATGCTGCGGGAGCGGACGGGCAGTTGCTTCGACGAGACCGAACACCTGCTGCCGCCGCTGTCCCCGCTGACGGAGAGTCTGAGCGGACAGATCTTCTTCCGTGTGGTCGGCATGATGGGCGGCTTCCACTACCGCCTGCACGCGGACGTCGTGCATGTGAACGGCCGCTCGCGGATGGACGGCGACAACGGGGACTTCTACCAGGTGACCCCCGACGGCTGGACCAAGCTGGCGTACAGCCCCACGCCGCCGCCACCCTGGAGCTACCCGTACTGAGGCGAACGGCGACCGGCCGTTCGCCCCTCTCCGTCGCTCCGCTACTCCACCGTCACCGACTTCGCCAGGTTCCGAGGCTGATCCACCTCGTTCCCGCGGGCCGTCGCCAGCTCACACGCGAACACCTGCAGCGGCACCGTGGCCACGAGCGGCTGGAGCAGCGTCGGCGTGGCCGGCACCCGGATCAAGTGGTCCGCGTACGGCACCACCGCCTCGTCCCCCTCCTCCGCGATGACGATCGTCCGCGCACCCCGCGCCCGGATCTCCTGGATGTTGGACACGATCTTGTCGTGCAGCACGGACCGCCCGCGCGGCGACGGCACCACGACGACCACCGGCAGATCCTCCTCGATCAAGGCGATCGGCCCGTGCTTCAACTCCCCCGCCGCGAACCCCTCGGCGTGCATGTAGGCCAGCTCCTTGAGCTTCAGCGCGCCCTCCAGCGCCACCGGATACCCCACGTGGCGGCCGAGGAACAGCACCGTGTTCTTCGAGGCGAGCGTGCGCGCCAGCTCCCGCACCGGCTCCATGGTGCCCAGCACCTGATCCACCGCACCGGCGATCGAGGACAGGTCACGGATCACCGCCCGGATCTCGTCGCCCCACTTGGTGCCCCGCACCTGGCCCAGATACAGGGCGACCAGGTAGCACGCGACGAGCTGCGTCAGGAACGCCTTGGTGGAGGCGACGGCCACCTCCGGCCCGGCGTGCGTGTACAGCACCGCGTCCGACTCACGCGGGATCGTCGAGCCGTTGGTGTTGCAGATCGCCAGCACGTTGGAGCCCTGCTCACGGGCGTGCCGCAGCGCCATGAGGGTGTCCATGGTCTCGCCGGACTGGGAGATGGCGATGACGAGGGTCTGCGCGTCCAGGATCGGATCCCGGTACCGGAACTCACTGGCCAGTTCCACCTCGCACGGCAGGCGCGTCCAGTGCTCGATGGCGTACTTGGCGATCATCCCGGCGTGGAAGGCCGTACCGCACGCGACGATGACGACCTTGTCGATCTCCCGCAGCACCCCCGCGGGGATCCGCACCTCGTCCAGGGTCAGCGAACCGGAGCCGTCGATCCGGCCCAGCAGCGTATCGGCGACCGCCTTGGGCTGCTCGGCGATCTCCTTGAGCATGAAGTAGTCATAGCCGCCCTTTTCCGCGGCCGACGCGTCCCAGTCGACGTGGTACGAGCGGACGTCGGCCGGGCGGCCGTCGAAGCCCGTCACCGTCACGCCGTCCCGGCGCAGCTCCACCACCTGGTCCTGTCCCAGCTCGATCGCCGACCGGGTGTGGGCGATGAACGCGGCGACGTCCGAGGCGAGAAAGGCCTCGCCCTCCCCGACGCCCACCACCAGGGGCGAGTTCCGCCGTGCGCCCACCACCACGTCCGGCTCGTCGGCGTGCACCGCGACCAGCGTGAACGCGCCCTCCAGCCGCCGGCACACCAGCCGCATCGCCTCGGCGAGGTCGGCGCACGAGGAGAACTCCTCGGCGAGCAGATGCGCGACGACCTCGGTGTCCGTCTCGGAGGTCAGCTCGTGCCCCCGCTCCTCCAACTCGGCCCGCAGCACGGCGAAGTTCTCGATGATGCCGTTGTGCACCACCGCGACCCGTCCCGCGTTGTCGATGTGCGGGTGGGCGTTGGCGTCGGTCGGGCCGCCGTGTGTGGCCCACCGGGTGTGTCCGATGCCCGTCGTGCCGGCCGGCAGGGGCCGGCCGTCCAGTTCCTTCTCCAGGTTGAGGAGCTTGCCGGCCTTCTTCCCCGTCGCCAGCCCGCCGTCGGCCAGCACGGCGACGCCCGCCGAGTCGTACCCCCGGTACTCCAGCCGCTTCAGCCCGGCCATCACGACCTCGAGCGCCGACTGCGGCCCCACGTAACCCACGATTCCACACATGGGCGGCAGCTTAGGGTCGTTTCCCGCGCCGAACCTGCCGCAGCGTGCCCGAAATCGGAAATTACCACCGGGGTACGAAGCCCTGTCGGCCTTCTCCCCGCAGAGGAGGCCCCGAGGCCCCTGCGTGACGGATCCCACCTCACCGTCCGTTCGTACGCCCGTAACAATGGACTGTGATCTCTCCGGTCTCCTCGATCCCCCGGAGCGCCCACCGGCAGCGGCCGGAGGCGACTCCCTACGTCGACCTCACCCGAGCCGAGTGGAGCGCGTTGCGCGACAAGACGCCGCTGCCGCTGACGGCCGAGGAGGTCGAGAAGCTGCGCGGTCTCGGCGATGTCATCGACCTCGACGAGGTGCGGGACATCTACCTCCCGCTGTCCAGACTCCTCAACCTCTACGTCGGTGCCACGGACGGCCTCAGAGGCGCGCTCAACACCTTCCTGGGCGAGCAGGGCTCCCAGTCCGGCACCCCGTTCGTCATAGGAGTCGCCGGCTCGGTCGCCGTGGGCAAGTCGACGGTCGCCCGGCTCCTCCAGGCCCTGCTCTCGCGCTGGCCGGAACACCCGCGCGTCGAGCTGGTCACCACCGACGGCTTCCTGCTGCCCACCAAGGAGCTCCAGGCCCGCGGCCTGATGTCGCGGAAGGGATTCCCCGAGTCCTACGACCGCCGCGCGCTGACCCGCTTCGTCGCCGACATCAAGGCCGGCAAGGACGAGGTCACGGCTCCCGTCTACTCCCACCTGATCTACGACATCGTCCCCGACAAGAAGCTCACGGTCCGCCGCCCCGACATCCTGATCGTCGAGGGCCTGAACGTCCTCCAGCCCGCCCTTCCCGGCAAGGACGGCCGCACCCGGGTCGGCCTCGCCGACTACTTCGACTTCAGCGTGTACGTCGACGCCCGCGTCGAGGACATCGAGCGCTGGTACCTCAACCGCTTCCGCAAGCTGCGCGCGACCGCCTTCCAGGACCCGTCCTCGTACTTCCGCAAGTACACCCAGGTCTCGGAGGAGGAGGCCCTCGACTACGCCCGGACGATGTGGCGCACGATCAACCGGCCCAACCTGGTCGAGAACATCGCCCCCACCCGCGGCCGCGCCACCCTCGTGCTGCGCAAGGGCCCGGACCACAAGGTGCAGCGCCTCAGCCTGCGCAAGCTGTGACGCCGGGGAAAAGCCCGGTTAGATGGTCGTCATGCTCCACCTGCGCCTGATCACCCCGCCCGAGCAGACCGACGACGTGGTGCGGCTGATCGAGAAGACGGTCGGCACCACCCACCTCGTCGTGCTGCCGGACACCGCACGCAACCCCGCCGGGGACGTCGTGATGTGCGACGTGGCGCGGGAGGCGGGCGACGAACTGCTCACCGGCCTGCGCGAACTCGGCATCGACACCAGCGGTTCCATCGCCGTCGAGAACATCGACCTGTCGCTGTCCGAGCGGGCCGACCAGGCCGCGGCCGACGCACCCGGTGAGGGCGCCGACGCGGTCCTGTGGGAGCACCTCAGCGACGCGACGCACGAGGAGTCGACCCTCTCCGTCACGTACCTCGCGTTCATCACCCTCGCCACGATGATCGCGGCCTGCGGCGTGGTCCTGGACAACGCGATCCTGATCGTGGGCGCCATGGCGGTCGGCCCGGAGTTCGGCCCGCTCGCCGGCATCTGCACCGCCATCGTCCGCCGCCGAGCAGGCCTGGCCCTGCGCTCGGTGATCGCCCTCCTGGTGGGCTTCGCGGTGGCCATGGCGGTGACGGTCGGCTTCAGCCTCTTCATGGACGCGGTCGACCTGTTCAGCGAGCGGCAACTCATGGGGGACCGCCCCAACACGGGCTTCATCTACGCCCCCGACTGGTTCTCCTTCGTCGTGGCGGTCCTGGCCGGCATCGCCGGCACGCTCTCCCTGACCTCCGCGAAGTCGGGCGCCCTGGTGGGCGTGGCCATCTCGGTGACCACGGTCCCGGCCGCCGCGAACGCCGCCGTGGCCCTGAGCTACGGCGACACCAAGCAGACCTGGGGCTCCACGGAGCAGCTCCTGCTGAACCTGCTGGGCATCATCGTCGCCGGCACGGTAACCCTGCTGCTACAGAAGTGGCTCTGGTCCAGACAACGCCAGCAGGTCAGCAGGCTTTAGGGGTGCGGGGAACTGCGCGACCAGCCACGAAGCACCCGCAGCCCGCCCACCACAGAATTCCCCACCCCCCTACCCGGTTCATCAACCGAGCGCAGACTTCACCGCATCCGCAAGCCGCCCCGCAACGGACCGAGCCTGCTCGATATCAGCCGCCTCCACCATCACGCGAACCAACGGCTCGGTCCCCGAGGACCGCAACAGCACCCGCCCGGTGGCGCCCAGCTCCCGCTCCGCGTCGGCGACCGCCGAGGACAGCTCGGCCGACGTCGTCACCCGGGACTTGTCGACGTCCGGCACATTGATCAGCACCTGCGGCAGCCGCTCCATCACAGAGGCCAGCTCCCGCAACGAAC from Streptomyces chartreusis NRRL 3882 harbors:
- the glmS gene encoding glutamine--fructose-6-phosphate transaminase (isomerizing), with amino-acid sequence MCGIVGYVGPQSALEVVMAGLKRLEYRGYDSAGVAVLADGGLATGKKAGKLLNLEKELDGRPLPAGTTGIGHTRWATHGGPTDANAHPHIDNAGRVAVVHNGIIENFAVLRAELEERGHELTSETDTEVVAHLLAEEFSSCADLAEAMRLVCRRLEGAFTLVAVHADEPDVVVGARRNSPLVVGVGEGEAFLASDVAAFIAHTRSAIELGQDQVVELRRDGVTVTGFDGRPADVRSYHVDWDASAAEKGGYDYFMLKEIAEQPKAVADTLLGRIDGSGSLTLDEVRIPAGVLREIDKVVIVACGTAFHAGMIAKYAIEHWTRLPCEVELASEFRYRDPILDAQTLVIAISQSGETMDTLMALRHAREQGSNVLAICNTNGSTIPRESDAVLYTHAGPEVAVASTKAFLTQLVACYLVALYLGQVRGTKWGDEIRAVIRDLSSIAGAVDQVLGTMEPVRELARTLASKNTVLFLGRHVGYPVALEGALKLKELAYMHAEGFAAGELKHGPIALIEEDLPVVVVVPSPRGRSVLHDKIVSNIQEIRARGARTIVIAEEGDEAVVPYADHLIRVPATPTLLQPLVATVPLQVFACELATARGNEVDQPRNLAKSVTVE
- the coaA gene encoding type I pantothenate kinase is translated as MISPVSSIPRSAHRQRPEATPYVDLTRAEWSALRDKTPLPLTAEEVEKLRGLGDVIDLDEVRDIYLPLSRLLNLYVGATDGLRGALNTFLGEQGSQSGTPFVIGVAGSVAVGKSTVARLLQALLSRWPEHPRVELVTTDGFLLPTKELQARGLMSRKGFPESYDRRALTRFVADIKAGKDEVTAPVYSHLIYDIVPDKKLTVRRPDILIVEGLNVLQPALPGKDGRTRVGLADYFDFSVYVDARVEDIERWYLNRFRKLRATAFQDPSSYFRKYTQVSEEEALDYARTMWRTINRPNLVENIAPTRGRATLVLRKGPDHKVQRLSLRKL
- a CDS encoding ankyrin repeat domain-containing protein, with product MEWDGLTDRGHYNDWYLKDRDRFSDLARDADWDGLFAELGKHPERVNLARPGKRSGFAPLHQAAWHGAGIAVVSRLIAHGAWRTQRTRDGLRPVDIARERGHTHLLELLEPVEVRRLPAPSDALEHHFHAMLRERTGSCFDETEHLLPPLSPLTESLSGQIFFRVVGMMGGFHYRLHADVVHVNGRSRMDGDNGDFYQVTPDGWTKLAYSPTPPPPWSYPY
- a CDS encoding DUF389 domain-containing protein, which codes for MLHLRLITPPEQTDDVVRLIEKTVGTTHLVVLPDTARNPAGDVVMCDVAREAGDELLTGLRELGIDTSGSIAVENIDLSLSERADQAAADAPGEGADAVLWEHLSDATHEESTLSVTYLAFITLATMIAACGVVLDNAILIVGAMAVGPEFGPLAGICTAIVRRRAGLALRSVIALLVGFAVAMAVTVGFSLFMDAVDLFSERQLMGDRPNTGFIYAPDWFSFVVAVLAGIAGTLSLTSAKSGALVGVAISVTTVPAAANAAVALSYGDTKQTWGSTEQLLLNLLGIIVAGTVTLLLQKWLWSRQRQQVSRL